The Podospora pseudocomata strain CBS 415.72m chromosome 1 map unlocalized CBS415.72m_1, whole genome shotgun sequence genome has a segment encoding these proteins:
- the MCM7 gene encoding DNA replication licensing factor MCM7 (COG:L; EggNog:ENOG503NVJW): MALFNMKAPVEYGEQQEAFEHFLTDFKTSPQETITTALGNITINEDDLSDDYDFMDEDDEAGQQRRRQQRRGTKEPVHKYKLMLQELADRKTNEVAIELDDIHTFEEDLGLELKLVESIEKNTKHYVEILSRAIDKLMPQPTQGLTFKDDVLDVLMANRAQRNADLVEAAERTADPAMLNEQYPAQLTRRYTLVFKPRTAMSGEPLKALSVRQVRGDHLGHLITIRGIATRVSDVKPIVQVSAYTCDRCGCEIFQPVSDKQYGPLTLCPSKDCKENQAKGQLYPSSRASKFLPFQEVKIQELAEQVPIGQIPRTLTVLCYGTLVRKVHPGDTVDISGIFLPTPYTGFQAMRAGLLTDTYLEAHDVIQHKKAYEDMQIDPLMERRIAKSFQSGNQYEYLAKSIAPEIFGHLDVKKALLLLLVGGVTKEVGDGMRIRGDINICLMGDPGVAKSQLLKYISKVAPRGVYTSGRGSSGVGLTAAVMRDPVTDEMVLEGGALVLADNGICCIDEFDKMDDNDRTAIHEVMEQQTISISKAGISTSLNARTSILAAANPLYGRYNTRLTAVENINLPAALLSRFDVMFLLLDTPTRETDAQLAKHVAYVHMHNKHPDIDTSDGFVFSPAEVRAYVAKARTYRPVLPPNVADYMVKTYVRLRNQHKRNEKKSQNFGHTTPRTLLGIVRLAQALARLQFSNTVKQEDVDEALRLIEASKESLAMDDGNRTGRRGLNASSKIFNLVKGLADSGACRADEMEDDEDNENEFGVELNLRKVKERVIAKGFTENQWMTALEEYTDLNIWQTTGNGSRLVFIVADDRAGSQEL, from the exons ATGGCTCTCTTTAACATGAAAGCGCCCGTCGAGTACGGCGAACAGCAAG AGGCCTTTGAGCATTTCCTTACCGATTTCAAGACGTCGCCGCAGGAGACCATCACCACTGCGCTGGGAAACATCACAATTAACGAGGACGACCTGAGCGATGATTATGATTTtatggatgaggatgacgaggcggGACAGCAACGGCGCCGCCAGCAAAGGAGAGGAACCAAGGAGCCTGTACACAAATACAAGCTGATGCTCCAAGAACTGGCTGACAGAAAGACAAACGAGGTGGCAATCGAGCTGGATGACATCCATACG TTTGAAGAGGACTTGGGCCTGGAGCTCAAGCTCGTTGAGTCGATCGAGAAGAACACAAAGCACTATGTCGAGATTCTTTCGAGGGCCATCGACAAGTTGATGCCACAACCAACTCAGGGACTTACTTTCAAGGACGATGTGCTCGACGTATTAATGGCCAACCGGGCCCAGCGCAACGCGGATCTGGTTGAGGCCGCTGAGAGAACTGCTGACCCAGCTATGCTGAACGAGCAATACCCTGCGCAACTCACCCGCCGATACACCCTTGTCTTCAAGCCCAGAACCGCCATGTCGGGCGAGCCCCTGAAGGCACTCTCTGTCAGACAAGTCCGTGGCGACCACCTCGGAcatctcatcaccatccgCGGCATCGCCACCAGAGTATCAGACGTCAAGCCTATTGTGCAGGTCAGCGCCTATACTTGCGATCGCTGCGGTTGCGAAATTTTCCAGCCCGTGTCCGATAAGCAGTACGGTCCCCTCACACTGTGCCCGTCGAAGGATTGTAAGGAAAATCAGGCCAAGGGTCAGCTGTACCCATCATCAAGAGCTTCCAAGTTCCTGCCCTTCCAGGAGGTTAAGATTCAGGAACTTGCCGAGCAGGTGCCCATTGGTCAGATTCCCAGGACACTTACCGTACTTTGCTATGGCACTCTTGTGCGGAAGGTGCACCCTGGTGATACTGTTGATATTTCCGGCATTTTCCTCCCAACACCTTACACCGGTTTCCAGGCCATGCGCGCTGGTCTCTTGACCGACACTTACCTCGAGGCACACGATGTCATTCAGCACAAGAAGGCCTACGAGGATATGCAGATCGATCCCTTGATGGAAAGGAGAATCGCCAAGTCCTTTCAGTCCGGTAACCAGTATGAGTACCTTGCCAAGTCCATCGCCCCTGAAATCTTCGGTCACCTCGACGTCAAGAAGGCActcctgttgctgcttgTGGGTGGCGTTACcaaggaggttggtgacggtATGCGTATCCGTGGTGATATCAATATCTGCCTCATGGGTGACCCAGGTGTGGCCAAATCCCAGTTGTTGAAGTACATTTCGAAGGTGGCTCCTCGCGGTGTTTACACCTCTGGTCGTGGTTCATCCGGTGTCGGTCTCACTGCTGCCGTCATGCGCGACCCTGTAACAGATGAGATGGTCCTCGAAGGTGGTGCCCTTGTCCTTGCTGATAATGGTATCTGCTGTATCGATGAGTTTGACAAAATGGACGACAACGACCGTACTGCCATCCACGAAGTCATGGAGCAGCAGACGATTTCCATCTCCAAGGCCGGTATTTCCACCTCTCTCAATGCCCGCACGTCAATTCTGGCCGCCGCCAACCCTCTCTATGGCCGTTACAACACCCGTCTCACCGCCGTCGAAAACATtaacctccccgccgccctcctctcccgttTCGACGTCATGTTCCTGTTGCTCGACACCCCAACAAGAGAAACTGACGCCCAACTCGCCAAGCATGTCGCCTACGTCCACATGCACAACAAGCACCCCGACATCGACACCTCGGACGGCTTCGTCTTCAGCCCAGCCGAAGTCCGTGCCTATGTTGCCAAGGCCCGCACCTACCGCCCTGTCCTCCCTCCGAACGTCGCCGACTACATGGTCAAGACCTACGTCCGCCTCCGCAACCAGCACAAGCGCAACGAGAAGAAGTCTCAAAATTTTGGGCATACCACCCCCCGTACTCTTCTCGGCATCGTCCGTCTTGCGCAGGCTCTCGCCCGTCTCCAGTTCAGCAACACGGTTAAGCAAGAAGATGTAGATGAAGCGCTGCGTTTGATCGAAGCCTCGAAGGAGTCCCTCGCTATGGACGATGGGAACCGGACCGGCAGAAGGGGCCTCAacgccagcagcaagatcTTCAATCTTGTCAAGGGTCTTGCGGACAGTGGCGCTTGCCGGGcggatgagatggaggatgatgaggataaCGAGAACGAGTTTGGTGTGGAGCTGAActtgaggaaggtgaaggagagagTGATTGCGAAGGGTTTCACGGAGAACCAGTGGATGACTGCTTTGGAGGAGTATACAGATTTGAAC ATCTGGCAAACAACTGGCAATgggtcgaggttggtgtttaTTGTGGCAGATGATAGGGCAGGTAGCCAGGAGCTGTGA
- a CDS encoding uncharacterized protein (EggNog:ENOG503NUP5; BUSCO:EOG092625U6; COG:J) — translation MSASNCLRCLGRPSVAGASRGVVVPVFAPRTAAPFSTTAVQNALPAKPKSAEHQDRSVRVYRAGRKMTIKKKNTQDRGKPPLPGERKAFRKKIVLSNDNAFPVPWVTEMEASSLSNENKVGSIVSLPPALQDQLRATEAFQPTQTWGLFRKPSTLIRKETVELTGKMEKAVENKQTARIVLAGEKISGKSTMLLQAQSHAYLNNWIVIHFPDAQELTNGSTEYAPIPNTENPTLYMQQNYCLKLLQSIKKANEKILAKLLSVSNHNELPQNITVNQPLLSLINAAKEAEGAWSVFQALWSELNAQGVNRPPILLSMDNLPHIMKMSEYRSASFDKIHSHDLSLVRLFTEALAGNTRFPSGGAVIAATNRNNGPRIPSMELALKQRLAEQIKAVEGEEAPEPPVRDPYFKGYDDRVEKVLKTVEVMEVNKIGKREARSLMEYWAASGLLRTTVDEQVVSEKWTLGGCGVLGEMERAALLTMKI, via the exons ATGTCGGCAAGCAACTGCCTGAGATGCCTTGGCCGGCCATCAGTGGCAGGAGCCTCGAgaggtgttgttgtgccCGTCTTTGCGCCCAGAACGGCGGCTCCCTTCTCGACGACTGCTGTCCAGAATGCTCTGCCGGCGAAGCCAAAGAGCGCCGAGCACCAGGACCGGTCGGTGAGGGTGTACCGTGCGGGCAGGAAGATGacgatcaagaagaagaacaccCAGGACAGGGGCAAGCCCCCTCTCCCAGGCGAGCGCAAGGCCTTCCGCAAGAAGATTGTCCTCAGCAACGACAACGCCTTTCCCGTACCGTGGGTGACAGAAATGGAGGCAAGCAGCTTGTCGAACGAGAACAAGGTCGGCAGCATTGTGTCACTTCCCCCTGCGCTGCAGGATCAACTGCGCGCCACTGAGGCTTTCCAGCCTACACAGACTTGGGGCTTGTTCAGAAAGCCCTCGACATTAATCCGGAAGGAGACGGTCGAGTTGACGggcaagatggagaaggcggttGAGAACAAGCAGACGGCTCGTATTGTCCTCGCGGGTGAGAAGATCTCGGGCAAGAGCACCATGCTCCTCCAGGCTCAGTCACACGCCTACCTCAACAACTGGATTGTGATTCACTTCCCAGATG CCCAAGAACTCACCAACGGCTCAACCGAATacgcccccatccccaacaccgAAAACCCAACCCTCTACATGCAGCAAAACTACtgcctcaagctcctccaatCCATCAAAAAGGCCAACGAGAAGATCCTCGCCAAGCTGCTCTCCGTCTCCAACCACAACGAGctcccccaaaacatcaccGTCAACCAGCCCCTCCTGTCCCTGATCAACGCCGCCAAAGAAGCCGAGGGCGCCTGGTCCGTCTTCCAGGCCCTCTGGTCCGAACTCAACGCCCAGGGCGTCAACCggccccccatcctcctcagcatgGACAACCTCCCCCACATCATGAAGATGTCCGAGTACCGCTCTGCCTCGTTTGACAAGATTCACTCTCACGACTTGTCTCTGGTCAGGCTCTTCACCGAGGCCCTGGCGGGCAACACCCGCTTCCCGTCCGGTGGTGCCGTCATCGCCGCGACAAACAGAAACAACGGGCCGCGGATTCCGAGCATGGAGTTGGCGCTGAAGCAGAGGTTGGCGGAGCAGAtcaaggctgttgagggtgaggaggcgCCCGAGCCGCCGGTGAGGGATCCTTATTTCAAGGGGTATGATGATAGAGTGGAGAAGGTGCtcaagacggtggaggtgatggaggtgaacaagattgggaagagggaggcgaggagtttgatgGAGTATTGGGCTGCTAGcgggttgttgaggacgaCAGTGGATGAGCAGGTTGTGAGTGAGAAGTGGACGTTGGGTGGGTGCGGTGTTCTGGgcgagatggagagggcggcgttgttgacgatgaagatTTAG
- the RRS1 gene encoding Rhodanese-related sulfurtransferase (EggNog:ENOG503NZ9M; COG:J): MSADTKPPKLPVTVSKPTPYTFDLGLLLANDPNPLSLPASTGPSLESSLYDIARDGTQSLINQLLTTLPISSTPAGVLLSLPGPVTPLPREKPVPTPKPETKWAAFAKRRGIKPKTREQRRNLQLNPETGEHERKWGYKGANKAGQDEAIIEIKHNSKKELERKEGTSIRGDKRREIRENIKRNERRMRRNERHAGQRK; this comes from the coding sequence atgtccGCCGAtaccaaaccccccaaactccccgtCACAGTCTCCAAGCCCACCCCTTACACCTtcgacctcggcctcctcctagccaacgaccccaaccccctctccctccccgccagcaCCGGCCCCTCCCTTGAGTCCTCCCTCTACGACATCGCCAGAGACGGCACCCAATCCCTAAtcaaccaactcctcaccaccctccccatatcctccacccccgccggcgtcctcctctccctccccggccccgtcacccccctcccccgcgaGAAGCCCGtccccacccccaagccAGAGACTAAATGGGCCGCCTTTGCCAAACGCCGCGGCATCAAGCCCAAGACTCGCGAGCAGCGCCGCAACCTGCAGCTCAACCCCGAGACTGGCGAGCACGAGCGCAAGTGGGGTTACAAGGGCGCCAACAAGGCCGGTCAGGACGAGGCGATCATCGAGATTAAGCACAACTccaagaaggagctggagaggaaggaggggacgAGTATCAGGGGTGacaagaggagggagattaGGGAGAATATCAAGAGGAatgagaggaggatgaggaggaatgAGAGGCACGCTGGGCAGAGGAAGTAA
- the BET2 gene encoding Rab geranylgeranyltransferase (COG:O; BUSCO:EOG09263G3M; EggNog:ENOG503NTZW), with the protein MTDDFQQLPEELELATSAHVKYIQSLNTRQDEYDYWLTEHLRLNGVYWGLTALHLLGVPEGLPRSETIDFVLSCQHEDGGFGAAPGHDAHMLSTVSAVQILAMVDAFDELETRGKGKVLVGKYIANLQNRQTGTFAGDEWGEEDTRFLYGAFNALSLLGLMDLIDVDKAVDYVAACANFDGGYGVSPGAESHSGQIFTCVASLTIAKRQDLIDKERLGKWLSERQLANGGLNGRPEKKEDVCYSWWVLSSLEMIGKTHWIDRDRLINFILQCQDTEKGGISDRPGDMVDVWHTLFGITGLSLLDYPGLELVDEVYCLPKSTITRIFGP; encoded by the exons ATGACGGATGATTTTCAACAACTCCCAGAAGAGCTGGAGCTCGCCACTTCTGCTCATGTCAAATATATACAAAGCCTCAATACGAGACAAGACGAGTATGACTACTGGCTAACAGAACACCTGCGACTCAACGGTGTGTATTGGGGTTTGACTGCCTTACACCTTCTCGGCGTACCCGAAGGCCTTCCACGCTCTGAGACCATCGACTTTGTACTATCATGCCAACACGAAGACGGAGGCTTCGGTGCCGCTCCCGGTCACGATGCACACATGCTCTCTACCGTTAGCGCTGTGCAGATCCTCGCCATGGTAGATGCCTTTGACGAGCTGGAGACTcgagggaaggggaaggtgCTTGTAGGGAAAT ACATTGCCAACCTTCAGAACCGGCAGACTGGAACGTTTGCTGGTGACGAgtggggtgaagaagataCTCGGTTTCTGTACGGTGCTTTCAACGCCTTGTCGCTTCTTGGTCTCATGGACTTGATTGATGTCGACAAAGCCGTTGACTATGTGGCGGCATGTGCCAACTTTGACGGAGGTTACGGTGTCAGTCCCGGTGCTGAGTCCCACTCAGGGCAAATATTCACGTGTGTGGCCAGCTTAACGATCGCCAAGAGACAGGATCTTATCGATAAGGAGCGATTAGGAAAGTGGCTGAGTGAAAGACAGCTCGCCAACGGTGGTCTGAACGGTCGaccagagaagaaggaggatgtctGCTACAGCTGGTGGGTCCTGAGCAGTCTGGAAATGATTGGCAAGACACACTGGATCGATCGGGACAGGCTCATCAACTTCATCCTTCAATGTCAAGACACTGAGAAGGGCGGTATCTCGGACCGACCAGGTGACATGGTGGATGTGTGGCATACGCTGTTCGGCATCACCGGGCTAAGCCTGTTGGACTACCCCGGCCTGGAGCTTGTCGACGAGGTCTACTGCTTGCCCAAATCGACCATCACAAGAATCTTCGGTCCATGA
- a CDS encoding uncharacterized protein (COG:T; EggNog:ENOG503NXWZ), with protein sequence MGRSKPVPQPLTLPPSDDSRGETVPNSARLTTASPRSPRSPFRFGQKKSENAGEPLQLADVLHQPEKQSPIHNHQHEHQLQQQQQQQQQQQQQQQHQPRPQYKPSVQAQGQPHVNSPGQAPLPTEQLAEKRPLDHTLTSSPPLHSPGGRTADPQNRLPNQPPPHLGHRNPRHDDDKASKSSFFFNFGKAARPSDRPSTHQHSDSRAETMSRDSEHSTPSNQSTKHSEPPQQDSSAQRSIPQLPSRSQVSLASSADHDSQNNSANASGSKKHKPKPFNLLSRNRSFKDKENKETKSSPSPREQTLAPPKAGDSERLAPLKTAPLQAHDRSFRDMMSSAVRNHSAERPQAREIGGGKGRDQDGGHRGLPSSLREAGGSAFFSNLKNSKAAGIISTRLFGKDSKNEPPVPREPLIDDESYVLKVINLPLVEQTRLTRISKRLEDSRDKTEFWMPAFPWRAIDYLNYKGSDVEGLYRVPGSGPQIKKWQRKFDEELDVDLFEQPDLYDINIIGSMLKAWLRELPDELFPKSAQDRIARECAGAETVPQLLIDELSNLSPFNYYLLFAITCHLSLLLAHSDKNKMDFRNLCICFQPCMKIDAFCFKFLVCDWRECWKGCKNEAKYIEEEYALFDQPPPMRAIGEARRNGAPLNEEHKPEPHRPEPRNISSSNSSKSSIRGAADNQQPQQKQSRPKKKALPESESIDTGSTISTTLTINSDVETPPRRSGELRPLSPIKPLSPLNF encoded by the exons ATGGGCCGGAGCAAGCCTGTACCGCAGCCGCTTACGCTGCCGCCCAGCGACGACTCTCGTGGTGAAACTGTCCCCAATTCCGCTCGACTGACGACGGCTTCGCCCCGATCCCCGCGCTCCCCTTTCCGCTTCGGCCAAAAAAAGTCTGAGAACGCCGGAGAGCCTCTGCAGCTTGCCGACGTCTTGCACCAGCCCGAGAAGCAGAGTCCAATTCACAATCACCAACACGAACACCAgcttcagcagcaacaacaacaacaacaacaacagcagcagcagcagcagcaccagccgCGGCCCCAATACAAGCCCTCAGTCCAAGCCCAGGGCCAACCACACGTCAATTCCCCAGGCCAAGCCCCGCTTCCTACTGAGCAACTAGCTGAGAAACGCCCCCTTGACCACACTCtcacctcctcgccgccattGCACTCACCTGGAGGCCGGACTGCCGACCCACAGAATCGactgcccaaccaacccccgccGCACCTTGGCCACAGAAACCCGCggcacgacgacgacaaggctTCAAAGTCGagtttcttcttcaactttgGAAAGGCGGCCAGGCCGTCGGACCGTCCCTCCACACACCAACACTCAGACTCCCGCGCTGAAACTATGTCAAGAGATTCTGAACATTCCACGCCTTCGAATCAGAGCACTAAGCATTCGG AACCACCCCAGCAGGATTCCTCAGCGCAAAGATCCATTCCCCAGCTGCCGTCCAGATCTCAAGTGTCACTAGCCTCGTCTGCCGATCACGATAGCCAAAACAATTCCGCCAACGCCTCCGGCTCGAAAAAGCACAAACCAAAGCCCTTCAACCTACTGAGCCGAAACAGATCgttcaaggacaaggaaAACAAGGAGACCAAGAGCAGTCCGAGCCCCAGGGAACAGACTCTGGCACCACCAAAAGCCGGCGACTCGGAGAGGCTTGCCCCTCTGAAAACTGCCCCGCTCCAGGCACACGACCGATCGTTCCGCGACATGATGTCCTCGGCGGTCCGCAACCATTCGGCGGAAAGGCCGCAGGCGAGAGAGATTGGcggaggaaagggaagggacCAAGATGGGGGACATCGAGGCTTGCCTTCTTCTCTAAGAGAGGCGGGCGGATCCGCATTTTTCAGTAATCTCAAGAACAGCAAAGCTGCCGGCATTATCAGCACCCGTTTGTTCGGCAAGGACAGCAAAAACGAGCCCCCAGTACCAAGAGAGCCATTGATAGATGACGAGAGTTATGTGCTCAAAGTCATCAACCTGCCTCTCGTGGAGCAGACACGGTTGACCAGGATATCAAAGCGGCTGGAGGATTCGCGAGACAAGACGGAGTTCTGGATGCCCGCCTTCCCATGGAGAGCGATTGACTACCTTAACTATAAAGGAAGTGACGTAGAAGGATTGTACCGGGTACCAGGCAGTGGACCGCAAATCAAGAAGTGGCAAAGGAAGTTCGACGAAG AACTCGATGTTGATCTGTTTGAGCAGCCAGATCTTTACGACATCAATATTATTGGGTCGATGTTGAAGGCTTGGTTACGAGAGTTACCTGACGAGCTGTTTCCCAAATCAGCCCAAGACAGGATCGCCAGAGAATGCGCAGGCGCAGAGACGGTCCCCCAGCTGCTCATCGACGAACTCTCGAACCTTTCGCCTTTCAACTACTACCTCTTGTTTGCCATCACGTGCCATCTCAGTCTGTTGCTTGCCCACTCcgacaagaacaagatggatTTCCGCAATCTCTGCATTTGCTTCCAGCCCTGCATGAAGATTGATGCCTTTTGCTTCAAGTTCTTGGTGTGCGACTGGCGCGAGTGCTGGAAGGGCTGCAAGAACGAGGCCAAGTACATCGAGGAGGAGTATGCGCTCTTTGATCAGCCACCACCCATGCGAGCTATCGgcgaggcgaggaggaacgGAGCTCCCCTGAATGAGGAACACAAGCCAGAACCCCACAGGCCAGAGCCCCGGAATATTTCGTCAtcaaacagcagcaagagctCCATCAGAGGCGCCGCCGACAACCAACAGCCGCAGCAAAAGCAATCACgaccaaagaagaaggcgctgCCGGAGAGTGAGAGCATTGATACAGGCTCCACAATCTCGACAACACTGACCATCAACAGTGACGTAGAGACACCACCAAGGCGATCAGGAGAGTTGCGTCCCCTCTCGCCTATCAAGCCGCTCTCGCCTCTGAACTTTTAG